One window from the genome of Salvia miltiorrhiza cultivar Shanhuang (shh) chromosome 7, IMPLAD_Smil_shh, whole genome shotgun sequence encodes:
- the LOC130996061 gene encoding uncharacterized protein LOC130996061 — translation MDHNAMKNHSLDEDAYRGVGIHSQVTKVKREMEKINRLALQQAEERPALRGINRQHHRSRSPLGLAQRPISVGN, via the coding sequence ATGGATCATAACGCGATGAAGAACCATAGCTTGGACGAGGATGCGTATAGAGGCGTGGGAATCCACAGCCAAGTTACAAAAGTGAAGCGGGAGATGGAGAAGATCAACCGGCTGGCGCTGCAGCAGGCGGAGGAGCGCCCGGCCCTCCGCGGGATCAACCGCCAGCACCACCGCTCCCGCTCGCCGCTAGGTTTAGCCCAGAGGCCAATTTCTGTTGGCAATTAG
- the LOC130996060 gene encoding LOW QUALITY PROTEIN: uncharacterized protein LOC130996060 (The sequence of the model RefSeq protein was modified relative to this genomic sequence to represent the inferred CDS: deleted 2 bases in 2 codons), whose translation MKLMASSLIHVRPLASAAASSFLRTSRLVPQPPDLIKWVRREGGFVHQSVKIAFLEEEKPNGLGLGLVASEDIKKGSDLIVLPDHIPLRFEAKYAESSALTDLARYVPEELWAMKLGLRLLQERAKKGSFWWPYISNLPETHSVPIFFPGEDIKNLQYAPLLQQVNKRCRFLLEFDKLVKDALENVELDDHPFGGQEIDASALGWAMSAVSSRAFRLYGSKRPDGTRDDAPMLLPLIDMCNHSFEANAKIIQEKEASKENMLVKVIAGAQIKQNEPLELNYGCLNNDLFLLDYGFVIPSNPYDCIELKYDPALLDAASMAAGVSSPNFSSPTPWQQQLLCQLKLDGENPDHKVRIGGSELVEGRLLGALRVLLCNDRAAVETGDVNTLKSARAQAPLGIANEAAAFRTIIALCVIALQHFPTKIMEDEPLLQQNVSATTELAVRYRIQKKSLIIDAMRNFTNKLRHLSSQESVVSQY comes from the exons ATGAAGCTAATGGCGAGCTCACTGATCCACGTGCGGCCGCTAGCGTCCGCCGCCGCTTCATCTTTCCTCCGCACTTCCCGTCTGGTACCTCAGCCGCCGGACCTCATAAAGTGGGTCCGTCGAGAAGGCGGGTTTGTGCACCAGTCAGTAAAGATAGCATTTTTGGAGGAGGAGAAGCCCAACGGGCTCGGGCTCGGGCTCGTTGCCTCTGAGGATATC AAAAAGGGATCCGACCTCATTGTTCTTCCCGACCACATTCCTCTCAGATTCGAAGCAAAATATGCCGAATCCTCTGCTCTTACTGACTTAGCTCGATATGTTCCCG AGGAACTGTGGGCTATGAAATTGGGTTTGAGGCTTCTGCAAGAAAGAGCAAAAAAGGGTTCCTTTTGGTGGCCATACATCAGCAATCTCCCCGAAACTCATAGCGTGCCCATTTTCTTCCCCGGGGAGGATATCAAGAACTTACAGTATGCACCTCTCCTTCAACAG GTGAATAAGAGGTGCCGCTTTCTTCTTGAATTCGATAAATTGGTAAAAGATGCACTTGAAAATGTCGAATTGGATGACCACCCTTTTGGAGGGCAAGAGATAGATGCATCAGCACTTGGATGGGCGATGTCGGCTGTTTCATCTAGAGCTTTCCGTTTGTATGGCAGCAAGCGTCCAGATGGGACCCGTGACGATGCTCCTATGTTGCTTCCGCTAATAGACATGTGCAACCACAGCTTCGAGGCGAATGCTAAAATAATACAAGAAAAAGAAGCAAGCAAGGAGAACATGCTCGTAAAG GTGATTGCTGGGGCACAGATTAAACAAAATGAACCCCTAGAGCTCAATTATGGCTGCTTGAATAATGATTTGTTTCTTCTTGATTATGGGTTTGTCATCCCCTCGAACCCGTATGATTGTATTGAACTCAAATACGACCCAGCACTTCTCGATGCTGCAAGCATGGCTGCTGGAGTTTCATCCCCGAATTTCTCTTCACCAACGCCATGGCAGCAACAACTTCTTTGCCAACTAAAACTAGATGGCGAGAATCCCGATCATAAG GTGAGGATCGGAGGATCAGAGCTGGTAGAGGGGAGGCTGCTGGGCGCGTTGAGAGTTCTCCTCTGCAACGACAGAGCAGCAGTAGAAACTGGT GATGTAAACACGCTGAAATCTGCGAGGGCGCAGGCTCCTCTAGGAATAGCAAACGAGGCAGCTGCATTTCGCACCATAATCGCTCTCTGTGTAATCGCTCTGCAGCATTTCCCCACCAAGATCATGGAAGACGAACCCCTGCTCCAACAGAACGTCTCCGCCACAACAGAGCTAGCCGTCCGCTACAGAATCCAGAAGAAGTCCCTCATCATTGATGCCATGCGGAATTTCACCAACAAACTGAGGCATCTTTCGTCGCAGGAATCCGTCGTCTCTCAATACTAA